The Cryptococcus decagattii chromosome 11, complete sequence genomic sequence TGTAGCAGAGAGGAGGTTGAAGCCTACTGCTAGTAAAACTCAGTATCATCACCGTCTTCATCGCCGACGATAATCGTGAGGGGACTGATGAATGAAACATACCCCACTAAAATATCAGTACCAAAGATGACTGCTTCTGTGCACCCTGGCAAGGGTCATATTGCCCGTGGTTCACCAGAGGATTCTCCTTGATAGACAGTTGCCACTCTGATAGTGGTCATGTCGGACGGAGGTAGACTCCAGGATCCCAAGGAGATATGTTGCAAGTAGGTGTGCGGATGGGAACCGGTATGAATCAGTGATTTTTAAGCTTGATAACTGTGGGGTTTGTCAAGATTGTGATATAAGAAGCCTATTATCTTTATGTCGGGGTCAAAGAACAAGTGTTCTCGGTTTCTTGATATGCTGCTGGTGTTAATAGTATCAATACCGAGTCATGTTATCAGCAGCAGATTTCTAGTCGGATCAGGCGCCGCTTATCGGTTTTCCCGCTGGTTGTCCGTGATTTTGCCTTTTGTCATCGACTCCTCATACATATCACGCTATATTCATCCTTTTCGTGACAATGATGAACTTCACTACGGGAGCAAACACTTCAGAACTTCTTTCTCTAGATCGCATCAGGTCACAGCTTATTCGGCTCGAAGacaccatcatcttctgtGAGTATGTTTCATCCCTCGCGACCGGCAGCAGAGATCAACAATACTGACCCTTTGTGACTCTCAGTGCTTATCGAGCGAGCTCAGTTCGCGTATAACAGGAAAATTTACGAGGCCGGGGCATTCAAAGATGAAATAGAGTTTGACGGGAGCTGGCTTGGATGGTTCTTGTACGAGACCGAGACTTTCCATGGTAGGTTTCGATTCTGTTGAAGGCGCGTGAAGAGAGCTGACGATTTGTCTCTTTTAGCAAAGGCCCGACGCTTTACAAGGCATGTGATCTCAGACTCCGATGTCTACTCTAGCTAACCTTACTGAATAGCCCTGATGAACATCCTTTCACTCCACTGGACAGGCTTCCGCAGCCTATCCTCAAACCTCAAAAATTCCCCACTCTCTTGTATCAACCCGCTGCTACGCACCCTTCTGTAAATGTCAACTCAAGGATCCTTCAGTTCTACGTGGAACATATTGTTCCCGGTATCACTGGTGCGGGCAAGGGGAAGACTGAATCCGAGGATGATGGTAACTACGGCAGTTCAGCCACTCGAGATGTTGAGGTATTGCAGGCTTTGAGCCGAAGGATACACTTCGGTGAGTGAGGACCGACATTGATTTAAAGGCTGTACTCATTCAGTCACGGATAGGTATGTTTGTTTCTGAGAGTAAATTCCTTTCCGCACCTCATGACTTCATCCCACATATCCTCGCCTCTCCTCCAAACACCGAAGCTTTGGCAGGTCTCATTACCAAACCAGCTGTGGAAGCAAAGTTGCTTGTTCGATTGGCCAACAAGGCAAGGATTTATGGGTGTGAGATGGATGCAGACGGTCGATTAATTGAGGTTCCTGACGAGGAGATGGGTGCCAGAGGGAAGATTGATCTAGCCTCGGTGGTGAGCATGTACAAGGACTGGGTCATCCCCCTTACCAAGGATGTTGAAGTGGGTTTTCCTTTGAATTTCACAGATAGAATAGAATTGACACTGCAAAGGTGGACTATCTTATTCACCGTTTGGACGGTGTCCCTCAGTCTCAAATTGATGAATGGATGAAGGGCAAGAGTCAGTAGATTAAATACAGTTGAAATATCATATGCAGGGGGATGTAATTTAACTATTATATTCCGTTTTCCGTGATCTATTCCCTAAACGACTGTAAGTTGCAGCAAGGAATCCGCGAATCAGCCCTGGAGAGCAAAAAGTCTATTTATCTGGATATTCAACACcttgaggaggatggatgTACTTGGTGTACTGTTCCCAGCCTGATTTAGTGCCCCACATCGCCCGCAGCTAGAATAAATCAGCAACGACACTTTCTAAAATCTGGAGAGCTACATACCTTATCCTCATCAATGAATTGATGCTGTTCTGGATTCCAACCCGGCACGACAACCTCACTGATTAAACACCCTATCCTCTCTTTCAAGTCGTTATCTTTGACGGCTTCGAGTAATAAcatgtcttcttctggaATCTCACTAGCTTTCCACCAACCTCCTGGTACGAAAAGCTGAGTGACCTCTCCGAGAGAAGCATTGGATCCCATCATCACACGGCGAACTGTAGGTTCATCACCATCTTTCTGAGGAGGTCGTATGAGAGTGTAAAGTGCCCGCCCAGCgtgatggagatggaaagtCTGAAGTCACGACTTGTCAGAATAATACTTTCATGCAGATCTACTAGTAGAGCGTTTCTACGTACAGAATGTAAATTCATGTGCATTTTACCTCGATATGATTCCGGGGTAAGAAGATAGTAGATCAGAGTCGCATCTAGTCTTTTATCTTCTCCAACTAGCTCATTTCCCAATGGACCGCAGAGCAATTCTGTTCCTGGGCCAAATGCATGTTGTACCCTCCCTCTCAAAGCGTATGATTTTGGTACATGGGCGTTTTGAGTCGGTAACTTTGGGGTGGTGGATTCGACGGCCACACTCTGAACAAAGAAACCACCTTCGAAATGCTTCTGAA encodes the following:
- a CDS encoding chorismate mutase, with amino-acid sequence MMNFTTGANTSELLSLDRIRSQLIRLEDTIIFLLIERAQFAYNRKIYEAGAFKDEIEFDGSWLGWFLYETETFHAKARRFTSPDEHPFTPLDRLPQPILKPQKFPTLLYQPAATHPSVNVNSRILQFYVEHIVPGITGAGKGKTESEDDGNYGSSATRDVEVLQALSRRIHFGMFVSESKFLSAPHDFIPHILASPPNTEALAGLITKPAVEAKLLVRLANKARIYGCEMDADGRLIEVPDEEMGARGKIDLASVVSMYKDWVIPLTKDVEVDYLIHRLDGVPQSQIDEWMKGKSQ